From Cyclobacteriaceae bacterium, a single genomic window includes:
- a CDS encoding bifunctional response regulator/alkaline phosphatase family protein → MQRYSILWADDEIDLLKPHILFLQQRGYDITPVNNATEAVELNETRSFDVIFLDEHMPGMSGLEALGLIKSTKPNVPVVMITKNEEEQIMEEAIGSKIDDYLIKPINPSQILLSVKKILDKKNLVIEKTNSGYQQEFQRISMAFLDDMNHEAWADIYKKLVFWELQMDQSDASMAEVLESQKVEANVNFCRFIKRHFESWLNDPKVSKPLLSHQVMKKKVFPEVNANRPTFLIVIDNLRFDQWKSIEPELLEYFTIDKEETYYSILPTTTAYARNAIFSGMLPSEMAKTHPDIWVGEDVDDGKNNFEDEFLARHIKKSNLNMKFSYNKIKKLEEGRDLADSVNNLFNNDLNVIVYNFVDMLSHARTDMAMVRELAPDEAAYRSITKSWFIHSPLLEILKKISEKKARVIITTDHGTIRVKKPFKIIGDKSVNSNLRYKQGKNLGYEGDKIMSVTKPERFFLPKNNVSTSYVFAIEDQFFAYPNNYNYYVGLYKDTFQHGGVSLEEMIIPLIFLTSKNA, encoded by the coding sequence ATGCAAAGATATTCGATTTTGTGGGCAGATGATGAGATTGATTTACTAAAACCCCATATCCTGTTCCTGCAGCAGAGAGGATACGATATTACGCCGGTAAACAATGCCACAGAGGCGGTGGAGCTGAATGAGACCCGGAGCTTCGATGTTATTTTCCTGGATGAGCATATGCCGGGAATGTCAGGCCTGGAAGCACTGGGCTTAATAAAAAGTACAAAGCCGAATGTTCCCGTGGTGATGATCACCAAGAACGAAGAAGAACAAATTATGGAGGAGGCGATCGGGTCGAAGATAGACGATTATCTGATCAAGCCGATCAATCCAAGTCAGATATTGCTCTCTGTAAAGAAGATCCTTGACAAGAAAAATCTCGTAATAGAAAAGACCAACTCAGGATATCAGCAGGAATTTCAAAGGATCAGCATGGCGTTCCTTGATGATATGAACCATGAAGCCTGGGCTGACATTTATAAGAAACTTGTGTTCTGGGAATTGCAGATGGATCAATCCGATGCAAGCATGGCAGAAGTACTGGAGTCGCAAAAGGTGGAGGCGAATGTAAATTTCTGCCGGTTTATCAAGAGACATTTTGAAAGCTGGCTGAATGATCCAAAAGTTTCAAAGCCTTTACTATCCCATCAGGTGATGAAGAAGAAGGTCTTTCCTGAAGTCAATGCCAACCGGCCTACGTTTCTTATTGTAATTGATAACCTTCGCTTTGATCAATGGAAATCTATCGAGCCGGAGTTGCTTGAGTATTTTACTATTGATAAAGAAGAAACGTATTATTCAATCCTTCCGACCACTACTGCCTATGCGCGTAATGCGATCTTCTCAGGAATGCTTCCGTCAGAGATGGCAAAGACGCATCCCGACATTTGGGTAGGAGAAGATGTGGATGATGGTAAGAATAATTTCGAGGACGAATTTCTTGCCAGGCATATCAAGAAAAGCAATCTCAATATGAAGTTTTCTTATAACAAGATCAAAAAGCTTGAAGAGGGAAGAGATCTTGCTGATTCTGTAAACAACTTATTCAACAACGATCTCAACGTGATCGTTTACAATTTTGTGGATATGCTATCGCATGCCCGTACTGACATGGCCATGGTTCGTGAGCTCGCACCGGATGAAGCTGCGTATCGTTCAATCACCAAATCGTGGTTCATTCACTCACCGCTTCTGGAAATCCTGAAAAAGATATCTGAAAAGAAAGCGAGAGTGATCATCACAACAGATCACGGTACCATCCGTGTGAAAAAACCATTTAAGATCATCGGTGACAAGAGTGTCAATTCCAACCTTCGCTACAAGCAGGGAAAAAATCTTGGATACGAAGGTGATAAGATCATGTCGGTAACCAAACCGGAGCGCTTCTTCCTGCCAAAGAACAATGTTTCGACCAGCTATGTCTTTGCTATTGAAGATCAGTTTTTTGCATACCCTAATAACTACAATTATTACGTCGGGCTTTACAAAGACACCTTTCAGCATGGTGGAGTGAGCCTTGAAGAGATGATCATTCCGCTAATTTTCTTAACTTCGAAGAATGCCTGA
- a CDS encoding alanine dehydrogenase, with protein sequence MSAKTKSGFETLAKASVYTQEQLMKVKKDNRTFFIGLPKEISLQENRISLTPDAVAILVSHGHDVWVETQAGVGSRFADKQYSEAGAKIVYSPQEVYKADIILKIEPPTLAEMEYFKPNQTLICALQVGHLEKNFIDALIAKRITALAWEFIEDKVGGMPIVRGMSEIAGSTVMLIAAEYLSSVHDGKGIILGGITGVPPTKVVIVGSGTVAEYAGRAALSLGAEIQVFDNHLYKLRRIKHTLGHQFYTSTIDTATLGESLKSADVVIGALRAEKGRARHVVSEEMVSHMKSNSLIIDLSIDQGGCIATSEITTHSKPTFRKYDVIHYCVPNVASRVAHTATTALSNIFTPTILRAAEEGGVEEMIFSHKWFMKGVYTYKGGLTNESVARKFGMKYKNIELLAAGYNS encoded by the coding sequence ATGAGCGCAAAGACAAAATCCGGATTTGAAACATTAGCGAAAGCAAGTGTTTATACACAAGAGCAGTTGATGAAGGTGAAGAAAGATAATCGCACTTTCTTTATTGGATTGCCGAAAGAAATCTCTTTACAGGAGAATCGCATCAGTCTTACACCAGATGCAGTTGCCATTCTTGTCAGCCATGGTCATGATGTTTGGGTGGAAACACAAGCCGGAGTCGGCTCACGTTTTGCGGACAAGCAATACAGCGAAGCCGGAGCAAAGATCGTTTACTCTCCACAGGAAGTTTACAAAGCCGATATCATACTTAAGATCGAACCTCCTACGCTTGCGGAGATGGAATACTTCAAGCCTAATCAGACGTTGATCTGTGCGCTTCAGGTTGGACATCTTGAAAAGAACTTTATTGATGCATTGATAGCAAAGAGAATTACAGCACTCGCATGGGAGTTTATTGAAGATAAGGTAGGAGGGATGCCGATCGTTCGTGGTATGAGCGAGATCGCCGGAAGCACTGTCATGTTGATCGCCGCTGAGTATCTTAGCTCTGTTCACGATGGAAAAGGAATTATCCTGGGAGGGATCACCGGAGTACCCCCAACAAAAGTTGTTATTGTTGGATCCGGCACTGTGGCAGAGTACGCAGGGCGTGCAGCACTAAGTCTTGGGGCGGAAATACAGGTATTCGATAATCATTTATATAAGCTGAGACGAATCAAGCATACATTAGGTCATCAGTTTTATACATCTACCATTGATACCGCAACGCTGGGTGAAAGCTTAAAATCGGCAGATGTTGTCATTGGGGCACTTCGTGCAGAGAAAGGTCGCGCGCGTCATGTGGTATCCGAAGAGATGGTAAGTCACATGAAATCAAATTCATTGATCATCGACTTGAGTATCGACCAGGGTGGATGCATCGCAACATCAGAGATCACAACGCATTCCAAACCCACTTTCAGAAAATACGATGTAATTCATTACTGTGTGCCCAATGTAGCGTCACGCGTGGCTCACACCGCTACCACTGCCTTGAGTAACATTTTTACACCTACCATTCTCCGCGCTGCGGAAGAAGGGGGAGTGGAGGAGATGATCTTCTCTCACAAATGGTTTATGAAAGGTGTTTACACTTACAAAGGCGGACTGACCAATGAGTCGGTAGCCCGCAAGTTTGGAATGAAGTACAAGAATATAGAGTTATTAGCCGCCGGTTATAACTCCTAA
- the fahA gene encoding fumarylacetoacetase has product MISPNDPKLKSWLAVPEKSDFPIQNLPFGIFKTRYLRPAAGVAIGEFVIDLVYLHEHGFLDGLGLPVGIFNNKHLNNFFALGRKKVGEVRERISELLQHDNDELRDQVAAREIALISMEEVQMLLPVSIPNYTDFYSSEEHATNVGSMFRDPKNALLPNWKHLPVGYHGRASSIVVSGTPIHRPKGQIKTSEAEPPVFSASRKLDFELEMAFITCTNTTLGKPVSTTDAENHIIGFALFNDWSARDIQQWEYVPLGPFLGKNFGSTLSPWIVTLDALEPFRLKGPEQMPQVLPYLSYEGKKNFDIHLEVLVSGEKSAPKTISRSNFKYMYWNPVQQLAHHTVNGCNIEVGDVYASGTISGPTPDSYGSLLEITWNGTKPLTLSDGSERKFIEDGDSVIIRGFAEKDGVRIGFGECSGKILPAQ; this is encoded by the coding sequence ATGATTTCTCCGAATGATCCGAAATTAAAAAGCTGGTTAGCAGTTCCTGAAAAATCTGATTTTCCGATTCAAAATCTTCCGTTTGGTATTTTCAAGACACGTTATTTAAGACCAGCGGCAGGAGTGGCAATCGGTGAGTTTGTTATCGACCTTGTATATCTCCATGAGCACGGTTTTCTTGATGGACTTGGCCTTCCGGTAGGAATATTCAACAATAAGCATCTCAATAATTTCTTTGCATTGGGAAGAAAGAAGGTGGGAGAGGTGAGAGAAAGAATTTCAGAATTGCTTCAGCATGACAATGATGAGCTAAGAGATCAGGTTGCAGCACGCGAAATAGCGTTGATCAGCATGGAAGAGGTCCAGATGTTATTGCCCGTCAGTATTCCAAATTATACGGATTTTTATAGCAGTGAAGAACATGCAACGAATGTAGGATCTATGTTTCGCGATCCAAAGAATGCATTGCTTCCAAACTGGAAACATTTACCCGTTGGCTATCACGGTCGTGCGTCCTCTATTGTTGTTTCAGGAACACCTATTCATCGCCCTAAAGGACAGATAAAAACTTCAGAAGCAGAGCCTCCGGTATTTTCAGCTTCACGGAAGCTCGACTTCGAACTTGAAATGGCATTCATTACGTGTACTAATACTACTTTGGGTAAACCGGTTTCAACAACCGATGCAGAAAATCACATCATTGGTTTTGCCTTGTTCAATGACTGGTCTGCACGTGACATCCAGCAATGGGAGTATGTGCCGTTGGGACCATTCCTGGGCAAGAACTTTGGATCAACGTTGTCGCCATGGATTGTAACACTGGATGCATTGGAACCATTCCGGTTAAAAGGACCAGAGCAAATGCCACAGGTGCTTCCTTATTTATCATATGAAGGCAAAAAGAACTTTGATATCCATCTGGAAGTTTTGGTGTCAGGTGAGAAGAGTGCTCCCAAAACAATATCTCGTTCTAACTTCAAATACATGTATTGGAATCCCGTACAGCAACTGGCACATCACACTGTAAATGGCTGCAACATTGAAGTAGGAGATGTTTATGCATCAGGAACCATTAGCGGACCAACCCCGGATTCATATGGATCACTGTTGGAGATAACATGGAATGGCACAAAGCCTTTAACATTGAGCGATGGCTCTGAAAGAAAATTCATTGAAGACGGAGATTCAGTGATCATCCGGGGCTTTGCGGAAAAAGATGGAGTCAGAATTGGATTTGGCGAGTGTAGTGGAAAGATTTTACCAGCACAATAG
- a CDS encoding valine--tRNA ligase, translating to MSLSTKYDPTEVEDKWYSYWMEKGFFHAKPNPGKEPFCIVIPPPNVTGVLHMGHMLNNTIQDILIRKARMQGKEACWVPGTDHASIATEAKVVGMLRERGIKKSDLTRDEFLKYAWEWKEKYGGIILEQLKKLGASCDWERTSFTMDPDYYKAVIRVFVDLYNKGYIYRGLRMINWDCEAKTALSNEEVLYKEDGETSILYSIRYKIKDTADEWITIATQRPETIMGDVAIAVNPTDERYKKLIGKKILVPFINREIPVIADDYVDKAFGTGCLKVTPAHDVNDYEIGLRHKLPVIDTINDDGTINEKSELPRFYGKDRFIVRKMIVKDLREAGHLVKEEEFVTRIGRSERTNTVVEPKLSLQWFVKMKEISHKAYRAVEDDEIRLHPAKFKNTYRHWMENVRDWCISRQLWWGHRIPAYFYGTGENDFVVAETLEEALTMCSEKTGRKIEEKDLRRDEDVLDTWASSWLWPTAVFGGFNDEYFDKKTGKIIKGKNKDLDYFYPTNVLVTAPEILFFWVARMIIAGYEYMDEKPFEDVYLTGIVRDKLGRKMSKQLGNSPDPLDLIKNYGADGVRTGMLFSSPAGNDLPFDEKLVEQGRNFANKIWNAFRLVKGWEVSDLPMPEENKIAIDWFESRFNKSLKEINDHFEKFRISDALMSVYKLVWNDFCAWYLEIIKPEFGKPIDGETYRKTVHHFENVLKMLHPFMPFITEELWHEFYDRKEKDCIILAPWPKEKEHDEEILKQAEWAFSIVSEIRNVRNTKGLSPKEALTCFTKAKSDSIHTPFVAVIRKLSNVTEIVFNQQPSEQSAGFLVGTTEFFIPMAGKTDVVKERESLTKEIEYLKGFLISVDKKLSNEKFVNSAPPQVIEGERKKKADAEMKIKSLEENLSKLGVITGG from the coding sequence ATGTCATTGTCCACCAAATACGATCCCACCGAAGTAGAAGATAAATGGTATTCATACTGGATGGAGAAAGGCTTTTTTCACGCTAAACCCAACCCTGGAAAAGAGCCTTTTTGCATTGTAATACCTCCTCCTAACGTCACGGGTGTATTGCACATGGGGCACATGCTGAACAATACGATTCAGGATATCCTTATCAGAAAGGCCCGCATGCAAGGCAAGGAAGCCTGCTGGGTGCCGGGAACGGATCATGCTTCCATTGCTACTGAAGCCAAAGTTGTGGGCATGCTGCGTGAGCGTGGAATTAAAAAATCTGATCTCACACGAGATGAGTTTTTAAAGTATGCCTGGGAATGGAAAGAGAAATACGGCGGCATCATTCTGGAACAATTGAAAAAGCTAGGAGCTTCCTGCGATTGGGAACGCACCAGCTTTACCATGGATCCTGATTATTATAAAGCTGTCATCCGGGTATTTGTTGATCTGTATAATAAAGGATACATCTATCGCGGATTGCGTATGATCAACTGGGATTGCGAAGCAAAGACGGCGCTCTCCAATGAAGAAGTTCTTTACAAAGAAGATGGAGAGACCTCTATCCTTTATTCTATTCGTTATAAGATCAAGGACACAGCAGATGAGTGGATCACGATCGCCACACAACGCCCTGAAACGATCATGGGCGATGTTGCCATTGCTGTTAATCCAACCGACGAGCGTTATAAGAAACTGATAGGAAAGAAGATCCTGGTTCCCTTCATCAACCGTGAGATTCCAGTCATTGCAGATGACTATGTTGATAAAGCTTTCGGAACTGGATGTTTGAAAGTTACACCTGCTCATGATGTCAACGATTATGAAATCGGATTGCGTCATAAGCTTCCGGTTATTGACACTATCAATGATGATGGAACGATCAACGAGAAAAGCGAGCTTCCCAGGTTCTATGGAAAAGATCGCTTTATTGTTCGCAAGATGATTGTAAAAGATCTGCGTGAAGCAGGGCATCTTGTAAAAGAAGAAGAATTTGTTACCCGCATCGGCCGATCCGAAAGAACGAACACCGTTGTTGAACCAAAACTCTCACTGCAATGGTTCGTGAAGATGAAAGAAATCTCACACAAGGCGTATCGTGCGGTGGAAGATGATGAGATCAGGCTTCATCCTGCAAAATTCAAGAACACCTATCGCCATTGGATGGAAAACGTACGCGACTGGTGTATCTCACGTCAGCTTTGGTGGGGTCATCGCATCCCGGCCTATTTCTATGGCACTGGGGAAAATGATTTTGTTGTTGCCGAAACACTGGAAGAGGCATTGACAATGTGCTCTGAAAAGACAGGAAGAAAGATCGAGGAAAAAGATCTGCGCCGCGATGAGGATGTACTGGATACATGGGCATCATCCTGGCTATGGCCAACGGCAGTGTTTGGAGGATTCAATGATGAATATTTCGACAAGAAGACAGGGAAAATCATCAAAGGAAAAAACAAAGACCTGGATTATTTCTATCCGACCAATGTACTGGTGACGGCTCCTGAGATCCTTTTCTTCTGGGTAGCCAGAATGATCATTGCCGGTTATGAGTACATGGATGAAAAGCCGTTTGAGGATGTTTACCTGACAGGTATAGTTAGGGATAAGCTGGGACGCAAGATGTCCAAGCAATTAGGAAACTCACCGGATCCTTTGGATCTGATCAAAAATTATGGTGCGGATGGCGTTCGTACAGGAATGTTATTCAGTTCACCGGCGGGAAATGATCTACCCTTTGATGAAAAGCTGGTTGAGCAGGGAAGAAATTTTGCAAACAAAATCTGGAATGCATTTCGTCTGGTGAAGGGATGGGAAGTATCTGATCTTCCGATGCCAGAAGAAAATAAAATTGCTATCGATTGGTTTGAATCAAGGTTTAATAAATCACTGAAAGAGATCAACGATCATTTTGAAAAATTCCGGATCTCAGATGCATTGATGTCGGTATATAAGTTGGTGTGGAATGATTTCTGCGCCTGGTATCTTGAAATCATCAAACCGGAATTCGGCAAACCCATTGATGGAGAGACCTATCGTAAGACGGTTCATCATTTTGAAAATGTATTAAAAATGCTGCACCCCTTTATGCCCTTCATTACAGAAGAATTGTGGCATGAATTCTATGATAGGAAAGAGAAAGACTGCATTATTCTTGCACCATGGCCAAAGGAAAAAGAGCATGATGAAGAGATTTTAAAGCAGGCAGAGTGGGCTTTCAGCATAGTCAGTGAGATCCGCAATGTGAGAAACACGAAAGGCCTATCGCCAAAAGAAGCGCTAACATGTTTCACAAAAGCGAAGTCTGATAGCATTCATACACCGTTTGTAGCAGTGATAAGAAAACTGTCAAACGTAACGGAGATAGTTTTCAATCAGCAACCTTCTGAGCAGTCTGCTGGATTTCTGGTTGGAACAACGGAGTTTTTTATTCCAATGGCGGGTAAGACAGACGTTGTAAAAGAACGCGAGTCACTCACAAAAGAGATTGAGTATCTAAAAGGGTTTTTGATTTCCGTTGACAAGAAACTGTCAAACGAGAAGTTTGTGAACAGCGCCCCTCCACAGGTTATTGAAGGAGAAAGGAAAAAGAAGGCTGATGCAGAGATGAAGATTAAGTCGCTTGAGGAAAACTTAAGCAAGTTAGGAGTTATAACCGGCGGCTAA
- a CDS encoding MFS transporter: MELSLSQTEPFIQEEKSTTIQWRQLWSLAALYGSIVIGWIAYQNYQPKLLEKFHFTEFTLFLTIAQGIILVITPPIAGKIGDRFRIKSGHRLPIITLGISFAAMVFMAVAFTLFTNPGEIFRWILPILIIFWLIAMSIFTSPALSTIELFTPIERMPKAMALLTIVGNLLYALEPVIVDIIDFLGAPLTFVTGGLIVFLSGYFLRENSLSLFKQKGVSVEAVKKDVSDENHWGFIFLMGLGMGLATSVMFNLFPRVYDELLGFNGKWMLVLILVVSAGLSLPLSNVVNNLGLKRSFYRGMIVIIGSMIAIFLTGSAVVVIILTAMFTVVYAVLSVSTLPLAIQLARSNEKVLCVGIFFSGVALPDAIIQTVLLVF, translated from the coding sequence ATGGAACTCTCCTTGTCCCAAACCGAACCCTTTATTCAGGAAGAAAAATCTACTACCATTCAGTGGCGCCAGTTATGGAGTCTTGCAGCATTGTACGGCTCTATTGTCATTGGATGGATCGCCTATCAGAACTATCAGCCTAAGTTGCTGGAAAAATTTCACTTCACAGAGTTTACACTTTTCCTGACCATCGCGCAGGGAATTATTCTAGTGATCACACCACCCATCGCCGGTAAGATCGGAGACCGGTTCAGAATCAAGAGCGGTCATCGTCTTCCCATCATAACACTTGGAATTTCTTTCGCTGCTATGGTTTTTATGGCAGTGGCCTTTACGCTATTTACCAATCCGGGAGAAATATTCCGATGGATCCTTCCGATACTTATTATTTTCTGGTTGATCGCCATGAGCATCTTCACCAGCCCGGCCTTATCTACCATAGAACTTTTCACCCCGATCGAAAGAATGCCGAAAGCAATGGCATTGCTGACAATCGTTGGTAATTTATTGTATGCCCTCGAACCAGTGATCGTTGATATCATTGATTTTCTTGGAGCTCCTTTGACTTTTGTTACCGGTGGATTGATCGTTTTCCTTTCTGGATACTTCTTGCGTGAGAACTCACTAAGCCTCTTTAAACAAAAGGGAGTCAGCGTTGAAGCGGTTAAGAAAGACGTGTCAGATGAAAATCATTGGGGATTCATTTTCCTGATGGGACTTGGAATGGGATTGGCAACATCAGTAATGTTTAATCTCTTCCCAAGAGTGTATGACGAACTGCTGGGCTTTAATGGTAAATGGATGCTGGTGTTGATCCTGGTGGTTTCCGCCGGACTTTCCCTTCCTCTCAGTAACGTAGTAAATAATCTTGGACTGAAAAGATCCTTCTATCGTGGAATGATTGTGATCATAGGAAGTATGATTGCGATCTTCCTGACAGGCAGTGCCGTCGTGGTGATCATTCTTACAGCAATGTTTACCGTCGTGTATGCAGTGTTATCTGTGAGTACTCTGCCTTTGGCAATTCAATTAGCAAGAAGCAATGAAAAGGTCTTGTGTGTCGGGATTTTTTTCAGTGGTGTAGCACTGCCCGACGCCATCATTCAAACAGTATTGTTGGTTTTTTAG
- a CDS encoding flavin reductase family protein, whose translation MLTINPKDIPFTRFHGYLQGAVVPRPIAFASTIDREGGVNLSPFSFFNVFSSNPPILVFSPSRRGRDNTVKHTLENLREIPEVVINIVNYAMVEQASLTSCEFPKGVNEFMKAGLTEVSSGIVRPPRVGESPVAMECKVNQIIELGTGGGAGNLVVCEIVLMHIKEEILDEVGRIDQFKIDAVARMGGDYYLRAQRDAIFEVAKPNQNIGLGFDQLPERIRKSPVLTGNDLGKLANEEKLPDANAIAEWAKLPEVASAVKGGEKSVHELAKKYLSAGKVVDAWKTLLASA comes from the coding sequence ATGCTGACAATAAATCCTAAAGACATTCCTTTCACCAGGTTTCATGGATATCTCCAGGGAGCTGTTGTTCCCCGCCCGATTGCCTTTGCCAGTACCATCGACAGGGAAGGTGGTGTGAATCTGAGTCCGTTCAGTTTCTTCAACGTATTCAGTTCAAATCCTCCCATTCTGGTATTCTCCCCATCGAGAAGAGGTCGCGACAACACCGTCAAACATACACTGGAGAATCTTCGTGAAATTCCGGAGGTGGTCATCAACATTGTTAACTATGCAATGGTGGAGCAGGCTTCATTAACGAGCTGTGAATTTCCAAAAGGTGTGAATGAATTTATGAAGGCCGGACTTACGGAAGTGAGCTCGGGAATCGTGAGACCGCCGCGGGTAGGTGAGTCTCCGGTAGCGATGGAGTGTAAGGTGAATCAGATCATTGAGTTAGGAACGGGTGGAGGCGCAGGCAATCTCGTCGTCTGTGAGATAGTGCTCATGCATATTAAAGAAGAAATTCTCGATGAGGTCGGTCGCATTGATCAATTCAAGATTGATGCTGTGGCGAGGATGGGTGGCGATTATTATTTACGGGCTCAACGCGATGCTATTTTTGAAGTCGCCAAGCCAAATCAGAATATCGGACTTGGATTTGATCAGTTACCGGAAAGGATCAGGAAGAGCCCGGTGCTCACTGGAAACGATCTCGGGAAATTAGCCAATGAAGAAAAGCTGCCGGATGCAAACGCCATTGCTGAATGGGCAAAGTTGCCGGAGGTGGCAAGCGCTGTCAAAGGCGGAGAGAAGAGTGTCCATGAACTGGCAAAGAAATATTTAAGCGCTGGAAAAGTCGTGGACGCCTGGAAAACTCTTCTTGCTTCTGCTTGA
- the tsaE gene encoding tRNA (adenosine(37)-N6)-threonylcarbamoyltransferase complex ATPase subunit type 1 TsaE — MPDAWQLINGGEVSQQQLKVVAKDLLKAAGEQKLWFFHGEMGSGKTTLIKSIGEVLGVNEIMSSPTFSIINEYEGADGNKIYHFDLYRIKDEKELMEIGANEYFDSGQWCLIEWPEKLGTMTPSSHFDIRITTTGVHHRKIEYQRT; from the coding sequence ATGCCTGATGCGTGGCAACTGATCAACGGTGGTGAAGTCTCTCAACAACAATTAAAGGTTGTTGCTAAAGACCTTTTGAAGGCTGCCGGCGAACAGAAATTGTGGTTTTTTCATGGTGAAATGGGCTCTGGAAAAACAACTCTCATCAAAAGCATTGGAGAAGTTTTAGGAGTTAATGAAATCATGAGCAGTCCAACATTTTCTATCATTAATGAATATGAAGGCGCAGACGGAAATAAAATTTATCATTTCGATCTTTACAGGATCAAGGATGAAAAGGAATTGATGGAAATCGGTGCTAACGAATATTTTGACTCAGGACAATGGTGTCTTATTGAGTGGCCGGAAAAGCTGGGCACTATGACTCCTTCCAGTCATTTCGATATCAGAATCACCACAACAGGAGTCCATCATCGGAAAATAGAGTATCAACGTACATGA
- a CDS encoding rRNA methyltransferase — translation MALHLPEEFDNYMKSRLGSDFNNFHTALEQPPPVSIRVNPLKLIQPSGSKVPWSQYGYYLEERPVFTLDPAFHAGAYYVQEASSMFLEQALLQCVDLKKSLNVLDLCAAPGGKSTHALSLLSSDSLLISNDVIRSRASVLSENIQKWGTDNVIVTNSDPADFNRIPDFFDLIILDAPCSGEGLFRKDPHAVNEWSPKNVDLCSLRQRRIVGDVWSSLRPGGTLIYSTCTYNQKENLENLQWIYDQGEASFLKLSVPKEWNVETIGSGSCIGYQLFPHKVRGEGFFLSVIRKSDDRNIQSLKSKDRLNYPTKAQVKDFSEWVQNSESQNFFLHNQTVRMMPNGKTAELNLALNHLNVLSAGTAVLEIMKNKFVPDHALAMSLRLNKGNFNTLSVSREEALDYLSKNQMTSLPENLGFTLVEFEGLPLGWVNVLQNRLNNLYPASWRIRMGH, via the coding sequence GTGGCATTACATCTTCCTGAAGAGTTTGACAATTACATGAAGTCCCGGCTGGGTTCTGACTTTAATAATTTTCATACTGCATTAGAACAACCTCCTCCAGTAAGCATTCGGGTTAATCCTCTAAAGTTAATTCAGCCATCAGGCTCTAAAGTACCCTGGAGTCAGTACGGTTATTATCTTGAGGAAAGGCCTGTCTTTACGCTGGATCCTGCTTTTCATGCAGGAGCGTATTATGTTCAGGAAGCGAGTTCGATGTTTTTGGAACAGGCGCTGCTGCAATGTGTCGACTTGAAGAAGTCGCTGAACGTGCTGGACCTTTGTGCTGCTCCCGGAGGAAAGTCAACACATGCGTTAAGTCTTCTTTCCTCAGATAGTTTGCTGATCTCCAACGACGTGATCCGAAGCAGGGCATCCGTCTTGTCTGAAAACATACAGAAGTGGGGAACCGATAACGTTATTGTTACCAATAGCGATCCAGCCGACTTCAACCGGATCCCTGATTTCTTTGATCTCATTATTCTTGATGCTCCATGTTCAGGAGAAGGACTGTTCCGTAAAGATCCGCACGCTGTCAATGAATGGTCACCGAAGAATGTAGATTTGTGTTCTCTGCGTCAGCGAAGAATTGTTGGTGATGTATGGTCCAGTCTGCGACCGGGAGGTACATTGATCTATTCGACCTGCACCTATAATCAAAAAGAGAATCTTGAAAATCTTCAATGGATTTATGATCAGGGGGAGGCTTCTTTTTTGAAATTATCTGTTCCAAAAGAATGGAACGTTGAGACTATCGGGTCTGGCTCCTGCATCGGCTATCAGTTATTCCCTCATAAGGTGAGAGGAGAAGGATTCTTTCTTTCAGTGATCCGGAAAAGTGATGACAGGAATATACAGTCATTAAAATCGAAGGATCGTCTTAACTATCCTACGAAAGCACAGGTAAAGGATTTTTCAGAATGGGTACAAAATTCAGAAAGTCAGAATTTCTTTTTGCACAATCAAACTGTTCGCATGATGCCTAACGGGAAGACTGCCGAACTGAATCTTGCATTAAATCACCTCAATGTATTATCTGCGGGCACGGCAGTACTGGAGATCATGAAGAATAAGTTTGTGCCGGATCATGCGCTCGCCATGTCTTTGCGACTGAACAAAGGAAACTTTAATACACTTTCTGTATCACGTGAAGAAGCGCTGGACTATCTCAGTAAAAATCAAATGACTTCTCTTCCTGAAAATTTAGGATTCACGCTGGTGGAATTTGAGGGTCTTCCACTCGGATGGGTCAATGTATTACAAAACAGATTGAATAATCTGTATCCGGCATCCTGGAGAATAAGAATGGGGCACTAG